In the Colletotrichum lupini chromosome 1, complete sequence genome, one interval contains:
- a CDS encoding major facilitator superfamily transporter: MWSYGTICPCQFYHSLWRSEMLRTATQSTPSEKVSQIVMAYDEEKSQLPSSPTSDDETARVDKEELVMDQGLVAWLQVLGSWILFANTWGLTNSFGVFQAYYSNVLLPDVNPSAISWIGSIQIFLMMLIGVCAGWLLDAGYLRFILICGTTMTSLGLFMLSLCTKYWQILLAQALCVGMGSGLLGLTCVAVIPLYFRKRRMTATGIAATGSSLAGIVYPIMERRLIASIGFPWAVRVFAFIVTGTLLICIAIMRLRPNLKRRGALFRLKHFRDVPYVSFCIAFALMIGSVYIPFFYVDAYAIRLGVDQDTSFYILSAMNAASLLGRLAPNWLADKYGGMTVMLPCCLCSATVLFLFRFATDLPGLVVISIVYGFVSGGMVSLPPATIANLTDDLSEYGTRMGMGYTIASFGALIGNPIGGAAQRPQGNTATDVQREFQGTWIFAGGFMLAAFSSMVISKYVRVGSVLRGKC, from the exons CATGCCAATTTTACCATTCCCTCTGGCGATCCGAGATGTTGAGGACTGCAACTCAAAGTACTCCTTCCGAAAAAGTCTCACAGATCGTGATGGCGTATGATGAAGAGAAAAGTCAACTTCCGTCGTCGCCGACAAGCGACGACGAGACAGCACGAGTCGACAAGGAAGAGCTAGTCATGGACCAAGGACTTGTCGCATGGCTTCAAGTTCTTGGAAGCTGGATTTTGTTTGCCAATACCTG GGGTTTGACAAACTCATTCGGAGTCTTCCAAGCCTACTACTCCAACGTCCTCTTACCAGACGTCAACCCTTCGGCTATTTCTTGGATCGGCTCCATCCAGATCTTTCTTATGATGCTCATCGGTGTCTGCGCGGGTTGGCTTCTCGACGCGGGGTATCTTCGCTTCATCCTCATTTGCGGCACTACCATGACGTCTCTCGGGCTATTCATGCTGAGCTTGTGCACGAAGTATTGGCAGATTCTCCTCGCGCAGGCGCTCTGTGTCGGAATGGGCAGTGGGTTGCTGGGGTTGACTTGTGTGGCCGTGATTCCTCTCTACTTCCGCAAGAGGAGGATGACAGCGACTGGCATTGCTGCTACGGGAAGCAGTCTAG CGGGAATTGTGTATCCCATCATGGAGAGACGCCTGATTGCATCCATTGGCTTTCCTTGGGCTGTTCGGGTATTCGCATTCATCGTTACCGGAACCCTCCTGATTTGCATTGCAATCATGCGTCTTCGACCCAATCTCAAGCGGCGCGGTGCTCTCTTTCGCCTGAAGCACTTTCGCGATGTTCCCTATGTCTCATTTTGCATCG CCTTCGCCCTGATGATTGGCTCGGTTTACATCCCCTTCTTCTACGTGGATGCCTATGCCATTCGTCTGGGCGTCGATCAAGACACGTCCTTTTACATCCTCAGCGCCATGAACGCTGCAAGTCTCCTTGGTCGTCTAGCCCCCAACTGGCTTGCTGACAAGTACGGCGGTATGACCGTTATGCTCCCTTGCTGTCTTTGCTCGGCCACCGTTCTCTTTCTCTTCCGCTTTGCGACCGACCTGCCGGGTTTGGTCGTAATATCAATCGTGTACGGCTTCGTCTCGGGCGGCATGGTATCTTTACCTCCGGCTACTATTGCAAATTTGACGGATGATTTGTCAGAGTATGGGACGAGAATGGGCATGGGATACACCATCGCCAGCTTTGGCGCGTTGATCGGGAACCCTATTGGAGGTGCCGCGCAGCGTCCGCAAGGGAACACAGCGACAGATGTGCAGAGGGAGTTTCAGGGTACTTGGATCTTTGCGGGGGGGTTCATGCTCGCAGCTTTCAGTTCGATGGTGATATCAAAGTACGTCAGAGTTGGATCGGTCTTGCGCGGTAAATGCTAG
- a CDS encoding F-box domain-containing protein — MDNVVSSFGRGISRAARGVRKKVQGSQDDQQPSQSSAASSAPSLTASPTTAEDTPVPAHAPAPTTEPDLEAQLPAHTASQSHYTALPLTSPLPPFTPTINSPEPASPSPPHSAHEHHAHTLPTLALGPSAQPPTQDDATLQALTGAHPAESSNAQTLTNNITTQTLTVPGPQSQPVSPLSPPPTIVHSPSAPLSSPIFTPSAISFAPQVHPNSPAPQPLNLSAAASPAQYLPSPLESPLPLELEQQLSCKDGGSIRPTSARSARPRTSRSRRDSVIEKVASLDPRRRPRILGPKTGNSLMDLPPELHLMIIDYLEFGELENLRRTCRFYRNFLTKETIRDLFGEQFRLALLAHCYICLKYDPTRGSLLWADYNHPRYPLASKCVDCAYQKNELAVGKKVALGNYASVWICRWCGYPVATASAPNQPEFHKGCYNHYNNVLLVYFVLGWIQLSLGIVAGALCWRYFRDEILVLVPSIVAFVLLWWCLALLVVRGEHKRTYHFSLILETAILGLWCLPIYVLVKDVEDGIAGLFDRRVTVTLVFIVLNMFFRLLNVLGNIVLTLEWRHFARKKPRLTPAARFFNMILAGLVYWTYPQAVEQEYPPQYHFINTGRRRVKRILAERNAQRQRQQQQQIMTMMY, encoded by the exons ATGGATAATGTTGTCAGCTCATTCGGGAGGGGCATCTCCCGCGCTGCCCGCGGCGTCCGCAAAAAGGTTCAGGGTTCCCAAGATGATCAGCAACCATCTCAGTCATCCGCGGCTTCATCGGCCCCATCCTTAACCGCTTCGCCCACCACCGCCGAGGACACTCCCGTACCCGCTCACGCTCCCGCACCGACCACTGAACCCGATCTTGAAGCTCAACTTCCGGCTCACACGGCCTCTCAATCTCACTACACGGCTCTGCCGCTCACATCACCACTGCCACCTTTCACACCGACTATTAACTCACCGGAGCCGGCCTCACCGTCGCCCCCTCACTCCGCTCATGAGCATCACGCTCATACGCTTCCAACCCTGGCACTGGGCCCATCAGCCCAACCCCCCACTCAAGATGACGCAACCCTCCAGGCTCTCACCGGCGCTCACCCCGCGGAGTCCTCGAATGCCCAGACCTTGACGAACAACATCACAACTCAAACACTCACCGTCCCGGGGCCGCAGTCTCAACCCGTATCGCCACTGTCACCTCCGCCCACCATAGTCCACTCACCTAGCGCACCTTTGTCTTCTCCCATATTTACTCCCTCAGCTATATCCTTCGCGCCTCAGGTCCACCCCAACTCACCAGCGCCCCAACCTCTCAACCTCTCAGCCGCAGCCTCACCAGCTCAGTACCTGCCCTCACCCCTCGAGTCACCTCTACCCCTCGAACTCGAGCAACAACTGTCCTGTAAAGATGGCGGCTCAATACGACCTACCAGCGCCCGAAGCGCCCGGCCTCGCACATCCCGCTCACGCCGAGACTCAGTCATTGAAAAGGTCGCCTCGCTCGATCCACGACGACGCCCTCGTATTCTAGGCCCCAAGACAGGTAACAGTCTTATGGATCTCCCGCCTGAGCTGCATCTTATGATCATCGACTACCTCGAGTTCGGCGAGCTCGAGAATCTGCGCCGCACGTGCCGCTTCTACCGTAACTTTCTCACAAAGGAGACCATTCGCGACCTTTTTGGCGAGCAGTTCCGCCTCGCTCTACTGGCACATTGCTACATCTGCCTAAAGTACGATCCCACACGCGGCAGCTTGCTCTGGGCAGACTATAACCATCCGCGGTATCCTCTTGCTAGTAAATGTGTCGACTGCGCGTATCAGAAGAATGAGCTGGCGGTAGGCAAGAAGGTGGCATTAGGCAATTACGCGAGTGTATGGATCTGTCGATGGTGCGGGTATCCCGTCGCCACTGCTTCGGCGCCCAACCAGCCCGAGTTCCACAAGGGCTGCTATAATCATTACAACAACGTCCTGCTGGTGTATTTCGTCTTGGGCTGGATTCAGCTGAGTCTCGGTATCGTCGCCGGTGCGCTTTGCTGGAGGTACTTTAGAGACGAGATCCTTGTCTTGGTGCCGTCTATT GTCGCGTTCGTCTTGCTGTGGTGGTGTCTGGCTCTCCTCGTGGTCAGAGGCGAACACAAGCGCACGTACCACTTTTCGTTGATCCTTGAGACAGCGATACTCGGTCTTTGGTGTTTGCCAATCTACGTCCTCGTCAAAGATGTGGAAGACGGCATAGCTGGATTATTTGACAGACGGGTTACAGTGACCCTGGTTTTTATCGTGTTAAACAT GTTCTTCCGCCTTCTTAATGTTTTGGGCAACATCGTTCTCACACTCGAATGGCGACACTTTGCCCGCAAGAAGCCCCGACTCACGCCCGCAGCCCGATTCTTCAACATGATTCTCGCCGGGCTCGTATACTGGACATACCCTCAAGCCGTGGAACAGGAGTACCCGCCGCAATATCACTTCATCAACACCGGTCGACGACGAGTCAAGAGGATTCTCGCTGAGAGAAACGCACAGCGGCAGcgacaacagcagcagcaaattATGACGATGATGTATTAA